CTTCACAAACTCCAATGAGTACACAGTCCAGTCGGGTTATCATCTTGCAAATGACCTTGAAGATTCTGAGCTCTCAAACTCTTCCAATAACCTGCATACTTGGTGGAAATACTTTTGGAACCTGCAACTTCCATCCAAggttaaaatttttgtttgcaAAGCTTTTCATTGTGCCATTCCCACTGCTGCTGCTCTGTGCAAGCGCAAGGTCATTGATTCTGCAGCATGTAGCCTTTGTTCGAATGCCTGGGAATCGGTTGAGCATGCCTTGTTTCTATGCAAACATGCTAAAAAGGTTTGGCGTGTCGCTGGTTTTTCTCTGGATTTTGATTTGGTTTCCCGAATGAGATTTGATGATTTTTTGATGCTGTTATCTACCCTTAAATCTACTTCGGAAATGGAACAACTACTCTGCACTTTGTGGTTTTTATGGAATGACAGAAACAACTTTATTCACGGCAAACCAGGCCTCTCACCAACACAACTTTGGGCCAAATCTGTTGCATATTTCTGCAACTTTCAGCAGCAGTCCACTTCATCAAAATCCATCCGAGACTCTACAGGTGCAGCTGCTCAACCCAATTGGATATGTCCCCCTTTggataaattaaaaatgaatGTTGATGCTGCTTGTGATATTTCCCGTAATAAAATTGGTGTTGGTATCATCATTCGAAATTCTTCTGGTCAAGTTGTTGCATCCTACTCAAAGCCTCTCACGGGTAGATTAAAGCCACAAGAAATGGAAGCCAAAGCATTAATTATGGGAATCGATTGGGCAGCTCATTGCAACTTATCGGTCAATCTTTTTGAATTTGATtccttgattttagttaattcaattaataGTAATTCTAATGCTATCTCTTCTTTTGGTGATTTAGTTTTGGATATTAAAAATCGTTTATCCTATCTCTCCTCTGTTTGTGTCTCTCATGTGAAGCGAGATGCTAACCAAGCTGCTCATGGCTTGGCTAAACATGCATTGGAGTTGGATGATGATTGTATGTGGTTTGAGAAAATTCCCTCTACCATTTTCTCTGTTGTTGTAAATGACGctctataatttataataacagttcttttctcaaaaaaaaaaaaaaaaattcaaaaataaaataaatgagcacgtgagattttcttttttagaaaaattgatCTCATTAaaatcccagaaaaacaaaAGAGTAGTACGATGCTTCACACACGCCATTATTGACCATATATACTAGTAAATTGATaaatctaaattttttgttCATAAAAACAATTGTACCATTAACCAAAAGAAATtatataagataaataaaaaCAGTATCTTGTTTTTAAATTCATCAACTTTATCTAATCAATGGAGTCCATACAATTAAAAAGGTTAACATAAGTCATAAGGTttcaataatgaaaataaattaaccATAAGATATATAACAAAAGCCATATCTCtctctaaaataataaagatgAAATTACATCAAATCACAAATATTAAGAAGAAGCAAAAtatcaattaactaaaatatataatgaaGAAAGTCCACATAGAGGAAAGGTGAAGTGAGAATAAGAATTAGCAGAAGAGGAGTGATGACATGGCCGGTAATGGAAGGAACCGCCGCCATTGAGGAGCGATTAGTAGCGGGGGCAAGGGGCGCGGGAGTAGGAGGGGGGCCACCGTGGACGACATGAATGGCGACTTTCATTCCACCGAAGCAGTAGCCTCCACCGGAGAGAAAGTAGTAGGTTTTAGGCTCAGTCAGCTGAAACACATCTCGTCCTCCCTTTGTTATGTtctttataaaatctttttcaATGCATTTTTCATAGCTTGTTTCGTTTACCTCCAGCACATTGAATTGGTACTTGTTATATCCAAAATCTATTTTAACAAAAAGTTTGACAAGAAATACAACACAACAATAgaattatatacttaaaaataggATATTAGCTAGCTAGTAATTATCAATGTAAAA
The Cannabis sativa cultivar Pink pepper isolate KNU-18-1 unplaced genomic scaffold, ASM2916894v1 Contig1, whole genome shotgun sequence genome window above contains:
- the LOC133032952 gene encoding early nodulin-like protein 20; its protein translation is MENKRVMILMMVMILITKFGCGKAELHYVGGGKSNWAPNINFSHWSSQQTFHLGDWLYFGYNKYQFNVLEVNETSYEKCIEKDFIKNITKGGRDVFQLTEPKTYYFLSGGGYCFGGMKVAIHVVHGGPPPTPAPLAPATNRSSMAAVPSITGHVITPLLLILILTSPFLYVDFLHYIF
- the LOC133032964 gene encoding uncharacterized protein LOC133032964; this encodes MDASQVTMIPCRMDYILSIPLSSSSVSDQWIWHFTNSNEYTVQSGYHLANDLEDSELSNSSNNLHTWWKYFWNLQLPSKVKIFVCKAFHCAIPTAAALCKRKVIDSAACSLCSNAWESVEHALFLCKHAKKVWRVAGFSLDFDLVSRMRFDDFLMLLSTLKSTSEMEQLLCTLWFLWNDRNNFIHGKPGLSPTQLWAKSVAYFCNFQQQSTSSKSIRDSTGAAAQPNWICPPLDKLKMNVDAACDISRNKIGVGIIIRNSSGQVVASYSKPLTGRLKPQEMEAKALIMGIDWAAHCNLSVNLFEFDSLILVNSINSNSNAISSFGDLVLDIKNRLSYLSSVCVSHVKRDANQAAHGLAKHALELDDDCMWFEKIPSTIFSVVVNDAL